A part of Tardiphaga sp. vice304 genomic DNA contains:
- a CDS encoding methylated-DNA--[protein]-cysteine S-methyltransferase, which produces MDRVKFTLFDTAIGRCALAWAARGIVAVQLPQPNEAQTRVRLKQRYTELVETAPPVEIQRAIEGIVTLLNGERADLSAIDLDLADCPEFNRSVYAIARRIPPGSTVTYGDIAKQLGGVELSRQVGTALGQNPCPIVVPCHRVLAAGGKPGGFSANGGVVTKLKMLAIEGAAVNYTPSLFD; this is translated from the coding sequence ATGGACCGGGTAAAATTCACGCTGTTCGACACCGCGATCGGCCGCTGCGCGCTCGCTTGGGCGGCGCGCGGCATTGTCGCGGTGCAATTGCCGCAGCCGAACGAGGCGCAGACACGCGTTCGGCTCAAGCAGCGTTACACAGAGCTCGTCGAGACCGCGCCGCCGGTCGAGATCCAGCGCGCCATCGAGGGCATCGTCACGCTGCTGAACGGGGAACGGGCTGATTTGTCAGCAATCGATCTCGACCTAGCCGATTGCCCCGAATTCAATCGCAGCGTTTATGCAATCGCCCGGAGAATTCCGCCGGGTTCGACGGTCACCTATGGCGACATCGCCAAACAGCTTGGGGGCGTCGAGCTGTCACGCCAGGTCGGCACCGCGCTCGGCCAGAACCCGTGTCCGATCGTGGTGCCGTGCCACCGTGTGCTCGCCGCCGGGGGCAAGCCCGGCGGCTTCTCGGCCAATGGCGGCGTCGTCACCAAGCTGAAGATGCTGGCCATCGAGGGCGCGGCGGTGAACTACACACCGTCGCTGTTCGACTAG
- a CDS encoding glutathione S-transferase family protein, translating into MKLTFSPNSPFARKVRIAAIELGMIDKIEFVPASVAPTQPNESYAHDVSPLRKLPALILDDGQVIIDSYVIVEYLDELAGGKLIPASGAKRWQVKTEHAILQGMTDAMLLCRYEVGVRPKELLWQAWVDDQWDRAWQGLTRFENHPDILTRPLDIAQIALVCVLGYADFRFADCGWRKAFPKLDAFHEKMLQRPSVSQSLPPKG; encoded by the coding sequence ATGAAACTCACTTTCTCCCCCAATTCGCCGTTCGCCCGGAAAGTCCGTATCGCGGCGATCGAACTCGGGATGATCGACAAGATCGAATTCGTGCCCGCGAGCGTCGCGCCGACGCAGCCGAACGAAAGCTATGCCCATGACGTCAGCCCGCTGCGAAAGCTGCCGGCGCTGATCCTCGACGACGGCCAGGTCATCATCGATTCTTACGTCATCGTCGAATATCTCGATGAGCTTGCCGGCGGAAAGCTCATCCCCGCCTCCGGCGCGAAGCGCTGGCAGGTAAAGACCGAGCACGCGATCCTGCAGGGCATGACGGACGCGATGCTGCTGTGTCGCTACGAGGTCGGCGTGCGGCCGAAGGAGCTGTTGTGGCAAGCCTGGGTTGACGACCAGTGGGACCGCGCCTGGCAGGGCCTGACGCGGTTCGAAAATCATCCGGATATTCTGACACGGCCGCTCGATATCGCGCAGATCGCGCTGGTCTGCGTGCTGGGCTACGCCGATTTCCGCTTTGCCGATTGCGGATGGCGCAAGGCCTTCCCGAAGCTCGACGCCTTCCACGAGAAAATGCTGCAGCGTCCCTCGGTCAGCCAGTCGTTGCCGCCGAAGGGCTAG
- a CDS encoding fumarylacetoacetate hydrolase family protein, which yields MKLVRYGEFGHEKPGLIDKEGKLRDLSGQIKDLADDAFSPASLARLAALDPASLPAVEGSPRLGSPVGGKPKFLAIGLNYIDHAKEAGMPIPSEPIVFMKALNSLCGPNDDVEKPRGSTKLDWEVELAIIIGTRAKYITEADALKHVAGYAVCNDVSERFFQIERGGQWTKGKSHDTFGPLGPWLVTPDEVGDVHALSMYLDVNGERCQTGSTTTMIFNVPKIVSYLSEIMTLEPGDIITTGTPPGVGLGMKPPKFLNVGDVMTLGIEKLGDQKQKVVAV from the coding sequence ATGAAGCTGGTGAGATACGGCGAGTTCGGCCACGAGAAGCCCGGGTTGATCGACAAGGAGGGAAAGCTCCGCGACCTCTCTGGGCAGATCAAGGATCTGGCGGACGACGCGTTCTCTCCCGCCAGCCTCGCCAGGCTCGCCGCGCTCGATCCGGCGTCGCTGCCGGCCGTCGAAGGCTCGCCGCGACTGGGATCGCCGGTGGGCGGCAAACCGAAATTTCTCGCCATCGGCCTGAACTATATCGACCACGCCAAGGAAGCCGGCATGCCGATCCCGTCGGAGCCGATCGTCTTCATGAAGGCGCTCAACAGCCTGTGCGGGCCGAACGACGACGTCGAAAAGCCGCGCGGCTCGACCAAGCTGGACTGGGAAGTCGAGCTCGCCATCATCATCGGCACCCGCGCCAAATACATCACCGAAGCCGACGCGCTGAAACATGTCGCCGGCTATGCGGTGTGCAACGACGTCTCCGAGCGCTTCTTCCAGATAGAGCGCGGCGGCCAGTGGACCAAGGGCAAGTCGCACGACACGTTCGGTCCGCTCGGCCCCTGGCTGGTGACACCGGACGAGGTCGGCGACGTGCACGCGCTCTCGATGTATCTCGACGTCAATGGCGAACGTTGCCAGACCGGCTCGACGACGACGATGATCTTCAACGTGCCGAAGATCGTGTCCTATCTGTCAGAGATCATGACGCTGGAGCCCGGCGACATCATCACCACGGGCACCCCGCCAGGCGTTGGCCTCGGCATGAAGCCGCCGAAATTCCTGAACGTCGGCGACGTCATGACGCTCGGCATCGAGAAGCTCGGCGACCAGAAGCAGAAGGTCGTGGCGGTTTAG
- a CDS encoding MBL fold metallo-hydrolase, translated as MQWQVGRVKVTRIMELESVGGTRFILPQVESDDVTRHPWMIPHFADVGGGLKMAVHSLVLEAPGARIIVDTGLGNHKQGRSVPVWNDLDTPYLDNLTAAGFAPDTIDMVLCTHLHVDHVGWNTRLVDGRWVPTFPNAKYIFGDVEYKYWKAHSDSPHQAAVFADSVQPIVDAGLADLVASDLQLSDEITLLPTPGHSPGHFSVLIQSDGQQALLLGDVAHTPLQMQHLDWSTRFDTDAAQYAATRHDLFSRFADTETLVIGGHFSAGHIRRDGDAFRFTALQD; from the coding sequence ATGCAGTGGCAGGTCGGTCGGGTCAAGGTCACCCGGATCATGGAGCTGGAGAGCGTTGGCGGCACCCGCTTTATTCTACCACAGGTCGAATCGGACGACGTCACGAGACACCCCTGGATGATCCCGCATTTTGCCGATGTCGGGGGTGGGCTGAAGATGGCAGTGCATTCCCTCGTGCTGGAGGCGCCAGGCGCGCGCATCATCGTCGACACCGGGCTCGGCAACCACAAGCAGGGCCGCTCGGTCCCGGTCTGGAACGATCTCGACACGCCCTATCTCGACAACCTGACCGCGGCCGGCTTTGCGCCGGACACCATCGACATGGTTCTGTGCACGCATCTGCATGTCGATCATGTCGGCTGGAATACCCGGCTGGTCGACGGCCGCTGGGTGCCGACATTCCCCAATGCGAAATACATCTTCGGCGACGTCGAATACAAATATTGGAAGGCACACAGCGACAGCCCCCATCAGGCCGCCGTATTCGCCGACTCGGTTCAGCCGATCGTCGATGCCGGCCTCGCCGATCTGGTCGCGAGCGACCTGCAACTCTCCGACGAGATCACGCTGCTGCCGACGCCCGGCCACAGCCCCGGCCATTTCAGCGTGCTGATCCAGTCCGACGGGCAACAGGCCCTGCTGCTTGGCGACGTCGCTCATACGCCGCTACAGATGCAGCATCTCGATTGGTCGACGCGGTTCGACACCGATGCTGCACAGTATGCTGCAACGCGGCACGACCTGTTCTCACGCTTTGCCGATACCGAGACGCTGGTGATCGGCGGCCATTTCAGCGCGGGACACATCCGACGCGACGGTGACGCGTTCAGGTTCACCGCGCTGCAGGACTAG
- a CDS encoding DUF3775 domain-containing protein: MPELTISSDQVAFLIEKARQFDVKDIASDPDSGSNGTDDGMIDVLEDNGGDPVQKEIYGFVAALTVDEQIDLVALMRLGRGDGTIEEWDDLRKEAADGRNGHTARYLLGEPLLGDFLAEGMDAFGIDWTDERTTPVT; encoded by the coding sequence ATGCCCGAACTCACGATTTCATCCGATCAGGTCGCGTTTCTGATCGAGAAGGCCCGGCAATTCGACGTCAAGGACATCGCGTCCGATCCGGATTCCGGCTCGAACGGCACGGACGATGGAATGATCGACGTGCTCGAGGACAATGGCGGCGACCCCGTCCAGAAGGAGATTTACGGCTTCGTTGCCGCGCTCACGGTGGACGAGCAGATCGATCTGGTAGCGCTGATGCGGCTGGGGCGCGGCGACGGCACGATCGAGGAGTGGGACGATTTGCGCAAGGAAGCCGCCGACGGCCGCAACGGCCACACCGCGCGCTATCTCTTGGGCGAGCCGCTGCTCGGGGATTTTCTCGCCGAGGGCATGGACGCCTTCGGCATCGACTGGACCGACGAGCGCACCACGCCCGTGACGTGA
- a CDS encoding SDR family oxidoreductase — protein sequence MDLGIKGRRALVCASSKGLGRACAIALAAEGVHVTLTARGAEALAETAAYIRQTYPDVEVTEVVGDITTPEGREQALKAAGQIDILVNNAGGPPPGDFRNWTRDDWLKAIDANMLTPIELIKATVDGMMARKFGRIVNITSAAVKAPIDVLGLSNGARSGLTGFVAGLSRKTVRENVTINGLLPGPFKTDRLKGVAAGQVKATGLTVDEILAKRANENPSGRFGEPEEFGVACAFLCGDKAGFITGQNIVLDGGAFPGTM from the coding sequence GTGGATCTGGGAATCAAGGGCCGCCGCGCACTGGTATGTGCATCCAGCAAGGGCCTCGGCCGCGCTTGCGCCATCGCGCTGGCGGCGGAGGGCGTGCACGTCACGCTGACGGCACGGGGCGCCGAGGCGCTGGCGGAGACTGCTGCTTATATCCGCCAGACCTATCCGGACGTCGAGGTCACCGAAGTGGTCGGCGACATCACCACGCCCGAGGGCCGCGAGCAGGCGCTCAAGGCCGCCGGCCAGATCGACATCCTCGTCAACAATGCCGGCGGCCCGCCGCCCGGCGATTTCCGCAACTGGACCCGCGACGACTGGCTGAAGGCGATCGACGCCAACATGCTGACGCCGATCGAACTGATCAAGGCGACGGTGGACGGCATGATGGCCCGGAAATTCGGCCGCATCGTCAACATCACCTCGGCCGCCGTGAAGGCGCCGATCGACGTGCTCGGCCTGTCAAACGGCGCGCGCTCGGGCCTCACCGGCTTCGTCGCCGGCCTGTCGCGCAAGACCGTGCGCGAGAACGTCACCATCAACGGGCTTCTGCCCGGCCCGTTCAAGACCGACCGCCTCAAGGGCGTCGCCGCCGGCCAGGTCAAGGCGACCGGCCTGACCGTCGATGAGATCCTTGCCAAGCGCGCCAATGAGAATCCGTCGGGCCGGTTCGGCGAGCCGGAAGAATTCGGCGTTGCCTGCGCCTTCCTGTGCGGCGACAAGGCCGGCTTCATCACCGGCCAGAACATCGTGCTCGACGGCGGCGCCTTCCCCGGCACGATGTAA
- a CDS encoding SDR family oxidoreductase, translated as MSDIFDVSQEVILITGASQGLGRQFARVLAARGAAVVLAARQTAKLNSLQDEIVGKGGRAVAVQMDVTDTASISAAIDAAEAALGPVSVLINNAGIAVEKHALEQTEADWDAVIGANLKGAYFTATEIARRMIARKQPGNIVNVASVLGFSVMKHVAPYAISKAGIVQATRALALELAGSQIRVNALAPGYIDTDINHDFWATPPGEKLAKRIPQRRVGHESDLDGAILLLASQASRYMTGSTLTVDGGFLLT; from the coding sequence ATGTCCGACATTTTCGACGTCAGCCAGGAAGTCATCCTCATCACCGGGGCTTCGCAGGGGCTGGGGAGGCAGTTCGCCCGCGTGCTGGCCGCGCGCGGCGCCGCCGTGGTGCTAGCCGCGCGGCAGACCGCGAAGCTGAACAGCCTGCAGGACGAGATCGTCGGCAAGGGCGGACGCGCCGTGGCCGTCCAGATGGATGTCACCGACACGGCATCGATCAGTGCTGCCATCGACGCCGCGGAAGCCGCGCTCGGCCCGGTCAGCGTGCTGATCAACAATGCCGGTATCGCCGTGGAAAAGCACGCGCTCGAGCAGACCGAGGCCGACTGGGACGCGGTGATCGGCGCCAATTTGAAGGGCGCCTATTTCACCGCCACTGAGATCGCCCGCCGCATGATCGCGCGAAAGCAGCCCGGCAATATCGTCAACGTCGCCTCGGTGCTCGGCTTCAGCGTGATGAAGCACGTCGCGCCCTATGCGATTTCCAAGGCCGGGATCGTGCAGGCGACCCGCGCGCTGGCGCTGGAACTGGCGGGCAGCCAGATCCGCGTCAATGCGCTGGCGCCGGGCTATATCGACACCGACATCAACCATGATTTCTGGGCCACACCGCCCGGCGAGAAGCTCGCGAAGCGCATCCCGCAGCGCCGCGTCGGCCACGAATCCGATCTCGACGGCGCCATCCTGCTGCTGGCCTCCCAGGCCTCGCGCTATATGACCGGCAGCACCCTGACCGTCGATGGCGGGTTTCTTCTGACCTGA